From the genome of Amia ocellicauda isolate fAmiCal2 chromosome 14, fAmiCal2.hap1, whole genome shotgun sequence, one region includes:
- the LOC136768011 gene encoding CCAAT/enhancer-binding protein delta, which yields MEGLPQSQSTDLPGMECGPGCGGVLHNLRPPACLTEPPGDRARSLQQTFPPMRPDLYPSFLAPLPPPPLPLPPPSLPARPHSGVQKDSPEYRLRRLRNNVAVRRSRDRAKRRAQLTQQRAQQLQCENEHLRALGIRLTRELHALRQLLTRRPLQPATGTAGPWTHEGEGQARAEGQADAVTQCAYADVGPGGVMQEF from the exons ATGGAGGGGCTGCCCCAGAGTCAGTCAACGGATCTGCCGGGCATGGAGTGTGGGCCGGGCTGTGGGGGTGTGCTGCACAATCTGCGTCCCCCCGCCTGCCTCACTGAGCCCCCCGGAGACAGAGCCAGGAGCCTGCAGcag aCTTTCCCCCCAATGAGACCCGACCTCTACCCCTCCTTCCTCGcacctctccctcctcctcctcttcctcttcctcctccctctctaccGGCCCGCCCCCACAGCGGCGTGCAGAAGGACAGCCCGGAGTACCGCCTGCGTCGGCTGCGCAACAACGTGGCCGTGCGCAGGAGCCGGGACCGGGCCAAGCGGCGGGCACAGCTGACACAGCAGCGGGCGCAGCAGCTGCAGTGCGAGAACGAGCACCTGCGCGCGCTGGGCATCCGGCTGACCCGTGAGCTGCACGCGCTCAGACAGCTTCTCACGCGGCGCCCCCTGCAGCCCGCCACCGGCACCGCGGGGCCCTGGACGCATGAGGGTGAGGGCCAGGCCCGGGCAGAAGGGCAGGCAGACGCAGTCACGCAGTGCGCATACGCAGATGTAGGGCCGGGCGGTGTCATGCAGGAGTTTTAG
- the nanog gene encoding homeobox protein NANOG, with translation MADWRLPVNYNPSYHAYAYGLMYQPPPEQNHPSFGWGDAGYGPSGAGGLYLGSPPVHHPQYAAAAPPGQGADSGPGGEVRPTAVLYFGGAGSQQDPRVFAPHNRIGRPESSETSSDAEPLTPDSWSSGSSSHPLAVVPTRAQPKGSPGGQLVTSLQPGGKGKENRAGGGEEEDGEEEDDEEEETDGVTDGPTPSPPADRPPRKAKSRTAFSEGQMCALTQRFSMQRYLTPVEMKNLAGLTGLTYKQVKTWFQNRRMKLKRHQKDSSWVAERYPNSPYPSVGAHTPFQGDSAMMQDCYPSSQFRDPGFPKKSPPSTPSYYPAPGTPACSPATPRGQEGGWPPAGHYDYCTPNSHINTYTPNNSSNNYTSLDPVTQSQCHGVIDTSPVAAPLHTSPQW, from the exons ATGGCGGATTGGAGGCTGCCCGTCAACTATAACCCGTCTTATCACGCCTACGCCTACGGGCTGATGTACCAGCCACCCCCGGAGCAAAATCACCCGAGCTTCGGCTGGGGCGACGCCGGCTACGGCCCCTCCGGAGCGGGCGGGCTGTACCTAGGCAGCCCGCCGGTCCACCACCCCCAGTATGCCGCCGCTGCTCCCCCGGGCCAGGGCGCGGACAGCGGGCCGGGCGGCGAGGTCAGGCCGACCGCGGTGCTGTATTTCGGGGGAGCCGGGTCGCAGCAGGACCCCCGGGTCTTCGCTCCCCACAACCGCATCGGCCGCCCAGAGAGCAGCGAGACGTCCAGCGACGCGGAGCCGCTCACGCCGG ACTCCTGGAGCTCGGGCAGCAGCTCCCACCCCCTGGCGGTGGTGCCGACAAGGGCGCAGCCAAAGGGCAGCCCTGGGGGCCAGCTGGTGACCAGCCTCCAGCCCGGGGGGAAGGGGAAGGAGAACCGAGCGGGAGGCGGGGAAGAGGAGGacggggaggaggaagacgacgaggaggaggagacggaCGGGGTAACGGATGGcccaaccccctccccccctgccGACCGCCCCCCCCGCAAGGCGAAGTCGCGCACGGCCTTCTCAGAGGGCCAGATGTGCGCCCTGACGCAGCGCTTCAGCATGCAGCGTTACCTCACCCCCGTGGAGATGAAGAACCTCGCAGGTCTCACCGGCCTCACCTACAAGCAG GTGAAGACGTGGTTCCAGAACCGCAGGATGAAGCTGAAGAGACACCAGAAGGACAGCAGCTGGGTGGCAGAGCGGTACCCCAACTCGCCATACCCCAGTGTCGGCGCCCACACCCCG TTCCAGGGAGACTCTGCGATGATGCAGGACTGCTACCCCTCCTCTCAGTTCAGAGACCCGGGCTTCCCCAAGAAGAGCCCACCCTCCACCCCCTCCTACTACCCAGCGCCCGGCACCCCTGCCTGCTCTCCCGCAACGCCCCGCGGTCAGGAGGGCGGCTGGCCCCCTGCCGGCCACTACGATTACTGCACCCCCAACAGCCACATCAACACTTACACAcccaacaacagcagcaataaCTACACCAGCCTGGATCCTGTGACCCAGAGTCAGTGTCACGGTGTGATCGACACCTCCCCCGTGGCCGCCCCTCTCCACACCTCCCCCCAGTGGTGA
- the ipo4 gene encoding importin-4, which yields MTEELESVLSQLTQPDNAVIQRATAQLRQAFKDPAVIPALCAIMTGSADPQIRQSAAVMLRMRVNKHWKKIIPEHRESLKAVVLQAFQQETEHKVRHSLSQLAAMMVKHETPDRWPALLALLNQSTKSSNPHDRQVGLLLLSKVVESNPEPFAPHYRQLLQLFHSSLQDLGNPTALYYSIQSLTAITAHTGTEHLNLMRSIVPKLIVAIKQLIITDQVQASEAMEVFDEMMESEVSIVVPHIADIVRFCLEVGADVSLSDSLRVKALSVIAGLIRLKSKSVLKQKLLAPILQTVFPVLSAAPPAGQEDPEDEEPDSEDPGEGSETPKHYAAQVIDTLALHLPPEKLFSQLTPLTQAALQSDSPYDKKAGLMCLAVLAEGCADHMRTKLLSSVLQVVCRALGDESQVVRSAALFALGQFSEHLQPDISKYSSDLMPLLLGYLSGLDSRRGGHLSKAFYALENFVENLGEEVQPYLPTLMERMLSALSGAESLRVKELAVSAIAAIANAAKELLVPYFPPVIDSLKGFLTDMREEARALQTQALDTLAVLARTVGKEVFSPLAPECVQLGLNLTDSVDDPDLRRCTYSLFSAVSTVCPECLTPHLSTITTLMLMSLRSTEGVTAHLDEEHKSFLLLEEEEDEGDEEGEVVIEDESREGEGEERDVTGFSVENAYIDEKEDVCDALGEIAYNTGAAFLPFLESSFQQVFEMHDFPHEDVRKAAYEALGQFCSAQHKVWQESPTDANHQALLKLLGVTVPCVLQAVREEREREVVMGALECVNAVLRSCKGEALREQGRLADISHTIRDVLQKKIACQDSGEDGDDDEQQAEFDGMLQEYAGEGIPLLAAAVSADVFAPFLDELLPLLLSKTKPSCTVAERSFSLGTLAEMLQALGGVSGGGAVAARLAARLLPVLVGGARDSDAEVRSNSVFGVGVLAQACGAALTQDYPGILAVFSSLLARESDRRVIDNLCAALSRMMLSNTACVPLEQVFPAVLSFLPLKEDLEENSTVYSCLTFLYSQTPALVVEHLKAVLSGVSQVLGTKDIKPDIQNTLLLFLRDVTQRYPQEVQAAVLALPAERAATLTAAAAS from the exons ATGACGGAGGAGCTGGAGAGCGTACTGTCCCAGCTCACCCAGCCCGACAACGCTGTCATCCAGCGG gctACAGCTCAGTTGAGGCAGGCCTTCAAAGACCCGGCTGTGATCCCAGCACTGTGCGCCATCATGACAGGCTCCGCTGACCCACAG ATCCGTCAGTCCGCTGCGGTGATGTTGAGGATGCGAGTGAATAAACACTGGAAGAAGATCATCCCAGAGCACCGCGAGAG tctgaaGGCTGTGGTCCTGCAAGCATTCCAGCAGGAGACGGA gcaCAAGGTgcgtcactctctctctcagctggctGCCATGATGGTAAAGCACGAGACCCCGGATCGCTGGCCCGCCCTCCTCGCCCTGCTCAACCAATCCACCAAGAGCAGCAACCCTCACGACAGACag GTGGGTCTGCTTCTGCTCAGTAAGGTTGTGGAGTCGAACCCAGAGCCGTTTGCGCCGCACTACCGCCAGCTGCTCCAGCTCTTCCACAGCAGCCTGCAGGACCTGGGCAACCCCACCGCCCTGTACTACAGCATCCAGAGCCTGACGGCCATCACGGCCCACACCGGCACCGAGCACCTG AATCTGATGCGGTCAATCGTGCCCAAGCTGATTGTGGCCATTAAGCAGCTTATCATCACTGACCAG gTCCAGGCCAGCGAGGCGATGGAGGTGTTTGACGAGATGATGGAGAGCGAGGTGTCCATCGTGGTGCCGCACATCGCGGACATCGTGCGCTTCTGCCTGGAG gtggGTGCGGACGTGTCTCTCAGTGACTCGCTGCGGGTGAAGGCTCTCTCCGTCATCGCCGGGCTAATCCGACTGAAGAGCAag tcCGTGCTGAAACAGAAGCTGCTGGCACCCATCCTGCAGACGGTGTTCCCGGTACTGAGCGCGGCGCCCCCCGCTGGCCAGGAGGACCCGGAGGACGAGGAGCCAGACAGTGAGGACCCGGGCGAGGGCAGCGAGACGCCCAAGCACTACGCAGCGCAG GTCATCGACACGCTGGCCCTGCACCTGCCCCCAGAGAAGCTCTTCAGCCAGCTG accccTCTGACCCAGGCCGCTCTGCAGAGTGACAGCCCTTATGACAAGAAGGCGGGGCTCATGTGTCTGGCGGTGCTGGCCGAGGGCTGCGCTGACCACATGCGCACCAA gctgCTGTCCTCCGTGCTGCAGGTGGTGTGTCGCGCTCTGGGGGACGAGAGTCAGGTGGTGCGCAGCGCTGCCCTCTTCGCTCTGGGACAGTTCTCTGAGCACCTGCAG ccgGACATCAGCAAGTACAGTAGTGATCTGATGCCGCTTTTGCTAGGTTACCTCTCAGGGCTGGACAGCCGGCGCGGGGGTCACCTGTCCAAGGCCTTCTATGCCCTGGAGAACTTCGTGGAAAACCTCG ggGAGGAGGTGCAGCCCTACCTGCCCACGCTAATGGAGAGGATGCTGTCGGCACTGAGTGGGGCCGAGAGCCTGCGGGTGAAGGAGCTGGCTGTCAGCGCCATCGCCGCCATCG ccAATGCTGCCAAGGAGCTGCTGGTGCCGTACTTCCCCCCAGTGATCGACAGTCTGAAGGGCTTCCTGACGGACATGCGGGAGGAGGCCCGGGCCCTGCAGACACAGGCACTGG acaCGCTGGCAGTGCTGGCGCGGACGGTGGGTAAGGAGGTGTTCAGCCCTCTGGCCCCGGAGTGTGTACAGCTCGGCCTCAACCTCACTGAcagcgtggacgaccctgaccTGCGCCGCTGCAC gtaCAGTCTGTTCTCTGCTGTGTCCACTGTGTGTCCAGAATGTCTGACCCCACACTTGTCCACCATCACCACCCTCATGCTGATGTCCCTCAGATCCACAGAGGGGGTCAct gctcaCCTGGACGAGGAGCACAAGTCGTTTCTgctgctggaggaggaggaggatgaaggGGACGAAGAGGGAGAGGTTGTCATCGAGGACGAGAGCAGGGAGGgcgagggagaggagagagacgtCACTGG gtTCAGTGTGGAGAATGCCTATATTGATGAGAAGGAGGATGTCTGTGATGCCCTTGGAGAGATCGCCTACAACACTGG CGCTGCGTTCCTGCCCTTCCTGGAGTCTAGTTTCCAGCAAGTGTTTGAAATGCACGAT ttcccTCATGAGGACGTGCGGAAGGCAGCGTACGAGGCTCTGGGTCAGTTCTGCAGCGCCCAGCACAAGGTGTGGCAGGAGAGCCCAACTGACGCCAACCACCAGG ctctgcTAAAGCTGCTTGGGGTGACGGTGCCCTGCGTGCTGCAGGCGGTGCGGGAGGAGCGGGAGCGCGAAGTGGTGATGGGGGCGCTGGAGTGCGTGAACGCCGTGCTGCGCTCCTGCAAGGGGGAGGCGCTGCGGGAACAGGGACGGCTGGCGGACATCAGCCACACCATCCGGGACGTCCTGCAGAAGAAG ATCGCGTGTCAGGACAGTGGAGAGGATGGAGATGATGATGAGCAGCAG GCGGAGTTTGACGGCATGCTGCAGGAGTACGCTGGGGAGGGGATCCCCCTGCTGGCGGCCGCTGTGTCTGCTGACGTCTTCGCCCCCTTCCTGGACGAGCTGCTGCCCCTACTGCTGAGCAAGACT AAGCCCTCCTGCACCGTGGCCGAGCGCTCGTTCTCGCTGGGCACCCTGGCGGAGATGCTGCAGGCTCTGGGGGGCGTGTCCGGGGGCGGAGCGGTGGCGGCCCGGCTGGCGGCCCGTCTGCTGCCGGTGCTGGTGGGGGGGGCCCGGGACAGCGACGCGGAGGTGCGCAGCAACAGCGTGTTCGGGGTGGGGGTGCTGGCCCAGGCCTGTGGTGCCGCGCTCACACA AGACTACCCCGGGATCCTGGCCGTGTTCTCGTCCCTGCTGGCCAGAGAGAGCGACCGCCGCGTCATCGACAACCTGTGCGCCGCGCTGAGCCGCATGATGCTGAGCAACACGGCCTGCGTGCCCCTGGAGCAG GTGTTCCCGGCGGTGCTGTCCTTTCTGCCTCTGAAGGAGGACCTGGAGGAGAACAGTACGGTGTACAGCTGCCTGACATTCCTGTACAGCCAGACGCCCGcactg gTGGTGGAGCACCTCAAAGCAGTCTTGTCTGGAGTCAGTCAGGTCCTCGGCACCAAGGACATCAAACCTG ACATCCAGAACACCCTGCTTCTGTTTCTGAGGGACGTGACCCAGCGCTACCCTCAGGAGGTCCAGGCTGCTGTGCTGGCTCTTCCAGCGGAGCGGGCGGCCACCCTGACCGCCGCCGCGGCCTCCTAG
- the LOC136768588 gene encoding uncharacterized protein LOC136768588, translating to MVRSERQWQVPLCVSLPIELLEAEEPFPFLDTTLTDLGITPASVQERVVWMDSRRTRVRGRGGKLREREVLLLEVRVRAQRPGDPRSQEVLYSTETHTDRQYCRSTVSILPWRHSHSEGVPVISDKEPLEMVAAVDTESHPKWQKIEERREMNRPTDTPSDTDMPALQLFNCTSSVTGSH from the exons ATGGTGCGCTCCGAGCGCCAGTGGCAGGTGCCCCTATGCGTCTCTCTGCCCATCGAGCTGCTGGAGGCTGAGGAGCCATTCCCCTTCCTGGACACAACGCTGACCGACCTGGGCATCACCCC GGCGTCGGTGCAGGAGCGTGTAGTGTGGATGGACAGCAGACGCACGCGTGTGCGGGGCCGGGGGGGGAAGCTGCGGGAGCGCGAGGTGCTGCTGCTGGAGGTGCGTGTGCGAGCACAGCGGCCCGGGGACCCGCGCAGCCAGGAGGTGCTGTACAGCACCGAGACGCACACGGACCGCCAGTACTGCCGCAGCACCGTGTCCATACTGCCATGGAGACACAGCCACAGTG aggggGTGCCAGTGATCAGTGACAAAGAGCCCCTGGAGATGGTGGCTGCTGTGGATACTGAATCCCACCCTAAATGGCAGAAGATAGAGGAGAGACGAGAGATGAATCGACCCACTGACACACCGAGTGACACGGACATGCCTGCCCTACAGCTGTTCAACTGCACTTCATCTGTAACAGGTTCTCATTAA
- the rec8b gene encoding REC8 meiotic recombination protein b — MFYYPDVLQRHTGCFSIIWLAATKGIRITRRDYMKVNVKRTCDHIVEFVLVRVEPPQAGLPRPRFSLYLSSQLQYGVVLVYHRQCAILLEEIQHILDRLLRSEAQLRIDMAEPDKLLPTLPDPLSVLEASEGALDPFFGVMEMDGTLPSPFRLPQLQKVLEAETPERSPVDRDRTAPEQALIASPESITMREEEPRPIIEFEGLDLLEVTPSEIDLLMEQPDTFPLEREREGERGRERGRGAERERRRERGREERVRGPEREEEERERVREAERERTRELTETLASVEQLRESTTAEPDVLPLMDEDTRPLVARPVAMELEVTPPVSIALPPSPPERERDEERRRERERVREVTSPEVCLCLFPSLSLSLSLCLSLSLLPLFPSQLTQLSDLSEIPKRRRRQLRFLDPHTQISQDVLRLQIGDPRVETRPLYQVVIKPPRQRRCPPAEIFNTPCTSLHPDILSLWQECAVVTPIPPSAWRKRELEREREREREREDISETEVRQSRGRWPSPPWLRWRCQVRAAASSLVLVPAGAVSLPRCPHCGVPVLSVPSELLLELSEEERSRSLITPEGKWSPLVEVPALLELIPEERAEPREEEELTTQSLLRLASQFIRQFREVAFHTLLPLEADRKTAGSAFYILLELLAAKILSAFQEEPFGPIVLSPGALYPH, encoded by the exons TGATCACATTGTGGAGTTCGTGCTGGTGCGGGTGGAGCCCCCCCAGGCGGGCCTGCCGCGCCCCCGCTTCTCCCTGTACCTGTCCTCCCAGCTGCAGTATGGAGTGGTGCTGGTGTACCACCGACAGTGCGCCATCCTGctgg aggagaTTCAGCACATCCTGGACAGGCTGCTGCGCTCAGAGGCTCAGCTCAGGATCGACATGGCAGAGCCAGACAA GCTCCTGCCCACGCTGCCGGACCCCCTGTCTGTGCTGGAGGCCAGCGAGGGGGCGCTGGACCCCTTCTTCGGGGTGATGGAGATGGATGGCACTCTGCCCAGCCCCTTCAGACTGCCGCAG CTCCAGAAGGTCCTGGAGGCCGAGACGCCTGAGCGCAGCCCTGTGGACAGAGACAGAACTGCACCCGAGCAAG CCCTCATCGCGTCTCCGGAGTCCATCACCATGAGAGAGGAGGAGCCACGGCCCATCATAGAG ttcGAGGGGCTGGATCTGCTCGAGGTGACGCCCAGTGAGATCGACCTGCTGATGGAGCAGCCAGACACCTTcccactggagagagagagagagggggagagagggagagagagagggagaggagcagagagagagaggaggagggagagggggagagaggagagagtgcGAGGGCCAGAGAGAG aggaggaagagagggagagagtgagggaggcggagagggagagaacaagAGAGCTGACCGAGACCCTGGCCTCGGTGGAGCA gctGAGAGAGTCCACCACCGCAGAGCCGGACGTCCTGCCCCTAATGGACGAGGACACGCGTCCCCTGGTGGCACGGCCCGTGGCGATGGAGCTAGAGGTCACGCCCCCCGTCAGCATCgccctgcccccctcccccccagagagagagagggatgaagagaggaggagagagagagagagagtgcgggAGGTCACCAGCCCAGaggtgtgtctctgtct gttcccttccctctctctctctctctctctctgtctctctctctctctcctccccctctttccctctcAGCTCACTCAGCTCTCCGACCTGTCTGAGATCCCGAAGAGACGCAGGCGCCAGCTGCGTTTCCTGGACCCCCACACGCAGATCTCCCAAGATGTACTGCGGCTGCAGATCGGGGACCCCCGGGTCGAGACACGCCCACtg tATCAGGTGGTGATCAAGCCCCCCCGTCAGCGCAGATGCCCGCCTGCAGAAATCTTCAACACCCCCTGcacct ccctgCACCCTGATATCCTGTCTCTGTGGCAAGAGTGCGCCGTCGTCACTCCCATCCCCCCTTCCGCCTGGAGAAagagggagctggagagagagagggagagggagagggagagggaagacATCAGTGAGACAGAGGTGAGACA gtcCCGCGGGCGCTGGCCGAGTCCGCCCTGGCTCCGATGGAGGTGTCAGGTGAGAGCAGCCGCGTCGTCCCTCGTTCTAGTCCCGGCGGGCGCAGTTTCCCTGCCCCGCTGTCCTCACTGCGGTGTCCCTGTCCTGTCAGTCCCCTCAGAGCTGCTGCTGGAGCTGTCGGAGGAGGAGCGGTCACGCAGCCTCATCACCCCCGAGGGGAagtg GTCTCCGCTCGTCGAGGTGCCAGCGCTGCTGGAGTTGATCCCTGAGGAGAGAGCCGAGCCCCGCGAAGAAGAGGAGCTGACCACGCAGTCCCTGCTCAG GTTGGCATCTCAGTTTATCCGTCAGTTCCGGGAGGTGGCCTTCCACACTCTGCTGCCCCTGGAGGCGGACAGGAAAACTGCAGGGTCCGCTTTCTACATACTGCtgg AGCTGCTGGCGGCAAAGATCCTGAGTGCGTTTCAGGAGGAACCCTTTGGACCCATCGTCCTCAGCCCTGGAGCGCTgtacccacactga